In Candidatus Omnitrophota bacterium, a single genomic region encodes these proteins:
- the polA gene encoding DNA polymerase I encodes MSGKSLFLIDANAFCYRAYHALSGSKVLRTSWGQETGAIYIFLNILNKILREQKPDYLVCCFDVSRDTFRLAKFAQYKMQRPSMPDGLVSQIPLIKEIIIAYGIPIFEKKGFEADDIIAQLAKKAASKKISVTIVSSDKDILQLVGDHILVLSPNKDNDLFYDVDKVKERFGVEPQMVPDIIALMGDASDNIPGVPGIGDITAKKLILEFGSIDKMLKNISKVKPEKIREAISEHIDRIKLNKELISLNQKVDIELDLAKAKIGQPNYPELSRIFKKLEFKKLLGELPDTEEKKVTTDLHVCSKKEGKDLFEHCDEITLFGSSAEDLFFAIDDKIFDAKSVAQDLPKVISNVHIKKTGHDLKKLKVSLSKEGLVLNGLGFDTMIAAYLLNPSRSSYALGDLALENLGEFIRQGEPQAKEALALIGKLKPVLAKALQEKDLFELFCNLEMPLVSILAQMEQDGIKLDLKLLKKLSHEIEQRLIKLISDIYEASGTQFNINSPKQLGQVLFEKLGLPVVKKTKTGPSTDEEVLNRLAGQHALPALLLEYRQLTKLKNTYVDALPKLVDPKTGRVHTSFNQTGTETGRLSSSNPNLQNIPIKTDIGSKIRQAIIATGKDNCLLSCDYSQIELRVLAHISGDDTLVKAFHSDHDIHRLTASLIYNVKESQVESQMREVAKRVNFGIVYGQSAYGLSKDLNIPVNQAQDFIDAYFLRYPKVKDYIQAQIKRAQDKGFVTTLLGRRRYIPEINNKNMGIRQFAQRQAVNTPLQGTASDLIKLAMINIAALIKSKGLEAKMILQIHDELVFDLPNRELDILAELVKKEMELVMKLDVPIRVETKTGKNWLEMVAYPQAKGKG; translated from the coding sequence ATGAGTGGAAAAAGTTTATTTTTGATTGATGCAAATGCATTTTGTTATCGGGCATACCATGCCCTAAGCGGCTCAAAGGTCTTAAGAACCTCTTGGGGGCAAGAGACAGGTGCGATCTATATCTTCCTGAATATTCTCAATAAAATATTAAGAGAACAGAAGCCGGATTATCTAGTTTGTTGTTTTGATGTTTCGCGTGATACCTTTAGGCTTGCCAAGTTTGCGCAATATAAGATGCAAAGGCCTTCCATGCCTGATGGTCTAGTCAGTCAAATTCCCTTAATCAAGGAGATTATAATTGCTTATGGCATACCAATTTTTGAAAAAAAAGGTTTTGAAGCCGACGATATAATTGCTCAACTTGCTAAAAAAGCTGCTTCAAAGAAAATCTCTGTAACCATTGTAAGCAGCGATAAGGATATCCTACAGTTGGTAGGCGACCATATTTTAGTATTGAGCCCTAATAAAGATAACGATTTGTTTTATGATGTAGATAAGGTGAAGGAGCGTTTTGGAGTGGAACCGCAGATGGTCCCAGATATTATTGCTCTTATGGGGGATGCTTCTGATAATATCCCGGGAGTTCCTGGAATAGGTGATATAACAGCAAAAAAACTTATCCTGGAATTCGGTTCAATAGATAAAATGCTTAAAAATATTTCAAAGGTCAAACCCGAGAAAATTAGAGAAGCGATATCTGAACATATTGATCGAATAAAATTAAATAAGGAACTTATTAGTTTGAACCAGAAAGTAGATATTGAGCTAGATCTTGCCAAAGCCAAAATTGGCCAGCCAAATTATCCGGAATTATCCAGAATTTTTAAGAAGTTAGAATTTAAGAAGCTGCTCGGTGAGTTACCTGATACAGAAGAGAAAAAAGTAACAACTGACTTGCATGTTTGTAGTAAGAAGGAAGGCAAAGATTTATTCGAGCACTGTGATGAAATTACCCTTTTTGGGTCGAGCGCCGAAGATTTGTTTTTTGCCATAGATGATAAAATTTTTGATGCAAAATCAGTGGCCCAAGATTTGCCTAAAGTAATTTCTAACGTTCATATCAAGAAGACAGGCCATGATCTTAAAAAATTAAAAGTCTCTCTTTCTAAAGAAGGGTTAGTTTTAAATGGCCTGGGTTTTGACACCATGATTGCGGCATATCTACTGAATCCTTCGCGCTCAAGTTATGCATTGGGTGATTTGGCATTAGAAAATTTAGGCGAATTTATCCGCCAAGGTGAGCCTCAGGCAAAAGAGGCATTAGCATTAATAGGTAAGTTAAAACCGGTTTTAGCCAAGGCTCTACAGGAGAAAGATCTATTCGAATTATTTTGTAATCTTGAGATGCCCTTAGTGAGCATATTGGCACAGATGGAGCAGGATGGAATAAAACTGGATCTAAAACTGCTCAAAAAACTTTCACATGAAATTGAACAGCGGCTGATAAAATTAATTTCGGATATTTATGAAGCAAGTGGAACTCAGTTTAATATTAATTCACCCAAACAGCTAGGCCAGGTTTTATTCGAGAAGTTAGGGCTTCCGGTGGTCAAAAAAACTAAGACTGGCCCATCTACGGATGAAGAGGTATTGAATCGATTGGCGGGTCAACATGCGTTGCCTGCTCTTTTGTTAGAGTACCGTCAGCTGACCAAATTAAAAAATACTTATGTTGATGCCCTGCCTAAATTGGTCGACCCTAAAACCGGCAGGGTGCATACATCGTTCAACCAGACAGGGACCGAGACTGGCCGTTTAAGTTCAAGTAACCCGAACCTGCAGAATATTCCGATTAAAACCGATATCGGCAGCAAGATCAGGCAGGCGATCATTGCGACAGGTAAAGATAATTGCCTATTATCGTGTGATTATTCTCAAATTGAGTTGAGGGTGTTAGCGCATATTTCAGGGGATGATACATTAGTCAAGGCTTTCCATAGTGACCACGATATACACCGGCTGACGGCGTCCTTAATTTATAATGTTAAGGAGAGTCAAGTGGAGTCTCAGATGCGTGAGGTGGCTAAAAGGGTTAATTTTGGTATTGTTTATGGGCAGAGCGCATACGGCCTAAGTAAAGATTTGAATATTCCCGTGAATCAGGCTCAGGATTTTATTGATGCTTATTTTTTACGTTATCCTAAGGTAAAAGATTATATCCAGGCTCAGATTAAGAGGGCTCAAGATAAAGGGTTTGTTACGACCTTATTGGGTAGAAGAAGGTATATTCCTGAAATCAATAATAAAAATATGGGAATCAGGCAGTTTGCCCAACGCCAGGCGGTGAACACTCCTCTTCAGGGCACAGCCAGCGATTTAATTAAACTGGCAATGATTAATATAGCAGCATTGATTAAATCTAAGGGCTTAGAAGCTAAAATGATTTTACAGATTCATGATGAATTGGTTTTTGACCTGCCAAACCGTGAATTAGATATTCTTGCTGAGTTGGTTAAGAAGGAGATGGAGCTTGTTATGAAATTGGATGTTCCGATAAGAGTAGAGACCAAAACTGGAAAAAATTGGCTGGAGATGGTTGCTTATCCGCAAGCAAAGGGGAAAGGCTGA